From Chitinophagaceae bacterium, a single genomic window includes:
- a CDS encoding response regulator, translating to MENTIRILLIEDNPGDAFLIKFYLEQSSIKNYNLIHAEFLSSALDLLSKNEFDIILLDLNLPDSEGMNSLNEVQKHSVDSVVIVLTGLTDEELGKEAMRSGAQDLLTKGEFDGKVLNSSIRFAFERKLFLRKIKSVTIEKERADIINNLLFEKKEFVYFSYNKIQDNLDFHYGVPTFFKLLNEERPYNLRHLLQQFPKEESEKISKAFEKCFQTNKPQTIQLKMFDEKLGTKELFITNLKNEENIITACLM from the coding sequence ATGGAAAATACTATTAGAATTTTACTAATTGAAGACAATCCCGGTGATGCTTTTCTGATAAAATTCTATTTAGAGCAATCTTCAATTAAGAATTATAATTTAATTCATGCTGAATTCTTATCATCAGCTTTAGATTTATTATCAAAAAATGAATTTGATATCATTTTATTAGACTTAAATTTACCTGACAGTGAAGGCATGAATTCTTTAAATGAAGTTCAGAAACATTCTGTTGACAGTGTGGTAATAGTTTTAACCGGACTAACAGATGAGGAGCTTGGCAAAGAAGCTATGCGCTCCGGTGCTCAGGATCTTTTGACTAAAGGTGAATTTGACGGTAAAGTTTTAAATTCTTCAATTCGGTTTGCCTTTGAAAGAAAACTTTTTCTTAGGAAGATTAAATCTGTAACTATAGAAAAAGAAAGGGCTGACATAATTAATAATCTACTTTTTGAAAAAAAAGAATTTGTATACTTCAGTTATAATAAAATACAGGACAATTTAGATTTTCACTATGGCGTGCCGACATTTTTCAAACTTTTGAATGAAGAAAGACCATATAATTTAAGGCATTTACTGCAACAGTTTCCTAAAGAAGAAAGTGAAAAAATATCTAAAGCTTTTGAAAAATGCTTTCAAACAAACAAACCACAAACAATTCAATTAAAAATGTTTGATGAAAAATTAGGAACTAAAGAGCTATTTATCACTAATTTAAAAAACGAAGAAAATATAATTACTGCCTGTCTGATGTAA
- a CDS encoding co-chaperone GroES, giving the protein MSEKALSIKPLADRIVIKPAEAEETTKSGIIIPDSAKEKPQKGKVVAVGNGKKDEPVTLKVGDQVLYGKYAGTEITVEGEDFLIMRESDVFAVV; this is encoded by the coding sequence ATGTCAGAAAAAGCATTATCTATCAAGCCATTGGCAGACAGGATTGTTATTAAACCGGCTGAGGCCGAGGAGACCACAAAGAGTGGTATCATTATACCTGATTCAGCTAAAGAAAAGCCTCAAAAAGGCAAAGTAGTAGCTGTAGGAAACGGAAAGAAAGATGAGCCTGTAACTCTAAAAGTAGGCGATCAGGTTTTGTATGGCAAATATGCAGGTACAGAAATTACTGTTGAAGGTGAAGATTTTCTTATCATGAGAGAGTCTGATGTATTTGCAGTAGTTTAA
- a CDS encoding alpha/beta fold hydrolase — MIKNTEKEIDEYFLRISKKMQMPPLYKSFEKDAIEVNGEKIHLDILRKGKDKPTIVFIPGTAIYAMVFTELLYKLGEAGFNIVGFDPRGHGRSGGKRGSYTITQLIDDTLAVTEYAKKHFNNDISLFGSSQGGIVAFYISAMNLPDIKSVVCQNFADLTAPDIKRLSRFPKLAGVAAPILQKVAKIAPELPVPINLYLDLSKEKLKHFGDFEKFIDQDPLSIKSIRLKALASLTNTPLPKPIEEISTPIMVIQGTSDLIFPVSYTRKLFNKLTCKKKLHLYPKLHHAMLAENVDEVLPPIIEWLNEIHEVDSKKS, encoded by the coding sequence ATGATTAAAAATACCGAAAAAGAAATTGATGAATATTTTTTGCGCATTTCTAAGAAAATGCAAATGCCTCCACTTTATAAGTCTTTTGAAAAAGATGCCATAGAAGTTAACGGGGAAAAAATTCACTTAGACATTTTAAGAAAAGGAAAAGATAAACCTACTATCGTTTTTATTCCGGGAACGGCTATATATGCAATGGTATTTACGGAGCTTCTATACAAGCTGGGTGAGGCCGGCTTTAATATTGTAGGGTTTGACCCCAGGGGTCATGGAAGAAGTGGCGGAAAGAGAGGCAGTTATACTATCACTCAATTAATTGATGACACTCTGGCCGTTACAGAATATGCTAAAAAACACTTCAATAATGATATAAGTTTATTCGGAAGCAGTCAGGGAGGTATCGTTGCCTTTTATATTTCAGCTATGAATCTACCGGATATAAAAAGCGTTGTCTGTCAAAATTTTGCTGATTTAACGGCTCCTGATATTAAAAGACTTTCACGTTTTCCTAAGTTGGCCGGCGTAGCAGCTCCTATACTGCAAAAAGTGGCTAAAATTGCACCGGAATTGCCGGTTCCCATTAATTTATATCTTGATTTATCTAAAGAAAAATTAAAACATTTTGGAGATTTCGAGAAGTTTATTGACCAGGACCCGCTATCAATTAAATCTATACGGTTAAAAGCTTTGGCTTCACTTACAAATACGCCCTTACCAAAACCCATAGAAGAAATCAGTACTCCTATAATGGTTATACAAGGAACTTCTGATTTGATTTTTCCTGTATCTTACACGCGTAAATTATTTAACAAACTAACTTGCAAAAAAAAGCTACACTTATATCCTAAACTTCATCATGCCATGTTGGCAGAAAATGTAGATGAGGTGCTTCCTCCCATTATTGAATGGTTAAATGAAATTCATGAAGTAGACTCGAAGAAATCTTAA
- a CDS encoding dihydroorotase: protein MSYLIRNARIVNEGKNFEGDLLIKNGIIEKVDTSLNPNFKVTEILAEGKYLIPGVIDDQVHFREPGLTHKAEIATESIAAVIGGTTSFMEMPNTSPPATTAKLLEEKYAIASACSPANYSFYFGASNENIEETLRISTENVCGLKVFMGSSTGNMLVDDSKTLEAIFSKWPGLIATHCEDEAIIRANTEKAIRDYREDIPFHMHPEIRSVDACLKSSSKAVELAKKWGARLHVLHISTEDETFLFDNSLALEKKRITAEACVHHLWFDSSYYEESGARIKCNPAIKSKKHQQGVWAALKSGRIDVVATDHAPHTIEEKENPYLSAPSGLPLVQHSLLMMLEYVDKGEISIEQLVQWMSHNPAIAFRLKDRGFIKEGFAADLVLVDSMHKTMVKKNSLHYKCNWSPLEGYTFSNSIDKVFVNGNLIVENGRLVSAAKGARLLFEKER, encoded by the coding sequence ATGAGTTACCTAATACGAAATGCAAGAATAGTAAATGAAGGAAAAAACTTTGAAGGTGACCTTTTGATAAAAAACGGGATTATTGAAAAGGTTGATACTTCTTTAAACCCAAACTTTAAAGTAACTGAAATTCTCGCCGAAGGTAAATATTTAATACCCGGAGTAATTGATGATCAGGTACATTTTCGGGAGCCGGGTTTAACTCATAAAGCTGAAATTGCAACTGAATCGATTGCAGCTGTTATAGGCGGGACTACTTCTTTTATGGAAATGCCAAATACTAGTCCTCCGGCGACTACTGCAAAGCTTTTAGAGGAAAAATATGCAATTGCATCAGCTTGTTCCCCGGCAAATTACAGTTTTTATTTTGGAGCTTCCAATGAAAATATAGAAGAGACATTGAGAATTTCAACGGAAAATGTATGTGGGTTAAAAGTTTTTATGGGTTCATCAACCGGGAATATGCTTGTTGATGATTCCAAAACTCTCGAAGCTATTTTTTCAAAATGGCCCGGTTTAATAGCAACGCATTGTGAAGACGAAGCGATTATTCGTGCTAATACTGAAAAGGCTATTCGAGATTACAGAGAGGATATTCCCTTTCATATGCATCCTGAGATTCGTTCTGTAGATGCATGTTTGAAATCTTCTTCTAAAGCGGTGGAGCTTGCCAAAAAATGGGGTGCCAGATTGCATGTATTGCATATATCAACTGAAGACGAAACTTTTCTATTTGATAATTCATTAGCTTTGGAAAAAAAGAGAATTACAGCAGAGGCTTGTGTGCATCATTTGTGGTTCGACAGTTCCTATTATGAAGAATCAGGTGCCAGAATAAAGTGTAATCCGGCTATTAAAAGCAAAAAGCATCAGCAGGGAGTTTGGGCAGCCTTAAAGTCCGGCAGGATTGATGTGGTTGCCACAGATCATGCTCCACATACAATTGAAGAAAAAGAAAATCCATATCTCTCAGCTCCTTCCGGTTTGCCTTTAGTACAACATAGTTTGTTGATGATGTTGGAATATGTGGACAAAGGAGAAATTTCAATAGAGCAATTAGTCCAATGGATGTCTCATAATCCTGCAATAGCATTTCGACTTAAAGACAGAGGGTTTATAAAGGAGGGCTTTGCTGCTGACTTAGTTTTGGTAGATAGTATGCATAAAACTATGGTTAAAAAAAACAGTTTACATTATAAATGTAATTGGAGTCCTTTAGAGGGATACACCTTCTCCAACTCTATAGATAAAGTTTTCGTAAATGGTAACTTAATAGTTGAAAATGGCAGATTGGTTTCTGCAGCAAAAGGAGCACGCTTACTGTTTGAAAAAGAAAGATAA
- a CDS encoding response regulator gives MSKLFYFCFMLKRTYNILLVEDNPGDIRIIKEVLSKSRFSTNLITVFDGEDVISYLEQASLKLKSFPDIIILDLNLPKLNGIEVIREIKSKKKFRQIPIIILTSSKSDIDINDAYKNYANSYIVKPINFNDYSENFLEILEYWFNIASLPYSK, from the coding sequence ATGTCAAAGCTCTTCTATTTTTGCTTTATGCTTAAAAGAACCTATAATATTTTATTGGTAGAAGACAACCCGGGAGATATAAGAATTATTAAGGAAGTACTTTCAAAAAGTCGATTTAGCACAAACTTAATTACTGTTTTTGATGGTGAAGACGTAATCTCTTATCTTGAACAAGCTTCTTTAAAATTAAAATCTTTTCCGGATATTATAATTTTAGACTTGAATTTACCCAAATTAAATGGTATTGAAGTTATTAGAGAGATTAAGAGTAAGAAGAAATTCCGGCAGATACCTATTATTATATTGACTTCTTCCAAATCAGATATTGATATAAATGATGCCTATAAAAACTATGCTAACAGTTATATTGTAAAACCTATAAATTTCAATGATTACTCTGAGAATTTTCTAGAAATATTAGAATATTGGTTTAATATTGCAAGTCTTCCATACAGCAAATAA
- a CDS encoding lysoplasmalogenase, with protein MQGQPLFSTFHKSTLFLLIVSLLHLSGAILESEVSRYLTKPLLMPILIFGFYFSLTKPLNRFSLFILVGLIFSWFGDLFLMFEGPLFFISGLISFFITHILYCIAFYQDWKNDISTTPVYKNPALLLPFLIFYGLLIYVLFPYLDEMLIPVLAYGFIITLMAVFALNRKGVSTSFSFTYIFIGSILFIISDTIIAVNKFYTDVYLSEFFIMLTYISAQFFIVSGSLRQKQTIKL; from the coding sequence ATGCAAGGGCAACCGCTTTTTTCTACCTTTCACAAAAGCACCCTCTTCTTACTCATAGTTAGTTTGTTACACCTCAGCGGTGCAATTTTAGAATCTGAAGTAAGCCGATATCTCACCAAACCTCTTTTAATGCCGATTTTAATTTTCGGCTTCTATTTTTCACTTACAAAACCATTAAACAGATTCAGTCTATTTATTTTAGTCGGTTTAATTTTTTCCTGGTTTGGGGATTTATTCTTAATGTTTGAAGGTCCTTTATTCTTTATCAGTGGCCTGATTTCATTTTTTATCACCCATATTCTCTATTGTATAGCTTTTTATCAGGATTGGAAAAATGATATAAGTACCACCCCTGTATATAAAAACCCTGCTCTTCTGCTCCCTTTTTTGATTTTCTACGGGCTGCTGATTTATGTGTTATTCCCATATCTGGATGAAATGCTCATTCCTGTTTTAGCTTATGGGTTTATTATTACTCTTATGGCAGTATTTGCTTTAAACAGGAAGGGAGTCAGCACTTCTTTTAGTTTTACCTATATTTTTATTGGCAGCATTTTATTCATTATTTCAGACACTATCATTGCTGTAAATAAGTTTTACACAGATGTATATTTAAGTGAGTTCTTTATAATGCTTACCTATATTTCTGCACAATTTTTTATCGTAAGCGGAAGCTTAAGGCAAAAACAAACAATTAAATTATAA